Proteins from one Bartonella sp. HY328 genomic window:
- a CDS encoding NAD(P)H-dependent oxidoreductase yields the protein MTSNVALTGLARDLKEHAKTGKPIRIGLVGCGEMGTDLLAGVAQMDGIEVAAVATRTPSKVIQAAEIAWQEKGHAKEVENNAAMSAAIEAGLTAATGDLDLMLNNELIDIVVDATGYPEAGAEIGIKTLENNKHLVMMNVEADVTIGPYLKYEADKRGLIYSLGAGDEPSSCMELIEFVSALGHPIVAAGKGKNNPLKFDAIPDDYEEEASRRDMNVRMLVEFIDGSKTMVEMAAIANATGLVPDCAGMHGPKASVKELSNVLIPKSDGGILQKSGVVDYSIGQGVSPGVFVVAKMDHPRIHERLRDLKVGEGPYFTFHRPYHLTAMEVPLTCARVMLYDKADMVPLPRPVAEVCAVAKKDLMPGDKLDFIGLYTYRAYIMTMDDAKKNHAIPCGLLEGASVTAPIKQGELITHKNATIREDQWIAKLRKRQDDLLKSGALS from the coding sequence ATGACCAGCAATGTTGCCTTAACCGGTCTTGCCCGTGATCTTAAAGAACACGCCAAAACGGGCAAGCCTATCCGCATTGGTCTTGTTGGTTGTGGAGAAATGGGCACCGATCTTTTAGCTGGCGTCGCGCAAATGGATGGTATTGAAGTAGCAGCTGTTGCAACACGCACGCCATCAAAAGTTATACAAGCCGCTGAAATTGCTTGGCAAGAAAAAGGTCACGCGAAAGAAGTTGAAAATAACGCTGCTATGAGCGCGGCAATTGAAGCAGGACTTACCGCAGCGACCGGTGATCTTGATTTAATGTTGAATAACGAGCTTATTGATATTGTTGTTGATGCTACTGGCTATCCTGAAGCAGGGGCTGAAATTGGCATTAAAACATTGGAAAACAACAAGCATCTTGTGATGATGAATGTTGAAGCGGATGTAACAATTGGCCCCTATTTGAAATATGAAGCCGATAAGCGTGGCTTGATTTATAGTTTGGGCGCTGGTGATGAGCCATCATCTTGCATGGAGCTTATCGAATTTGTGTCCGCCCTTGGCCATCCAATTGTCGCCGCAGGTAAGGGCAAAAATAATCCCTTAAAATTTGATGCTATTCCCGATGATTATGAAGAAGAAGCTTCTCGTCGAGATATGAATGTGCGAATGCTGGTTGAATTTATTGATGGCTCTAAAACCATGGTGGAAATGGCAGCCATTGCTAATGCAACTGGCCTTGTGCCTGATTGTGCGGGCATGCACGGCCCCAAAGCCAGCGTAAAGGAACTAAGCAACGTGCTTATTCCAAAAAGCGATGGCGGTATTTTGCAAAAAAGCGGTGTAGTTGATTACAGTATCGGCCAAGGCGTTTCACCCGGGGTTTTTGTTGTGGCTAAAATGGACCATCCACGTATTCATGAACGCTTGCGAGATTTAAAAGTGGGCGAGGGGCCTTATTTTACTTTTCATCGCCCCTATCATTTAACCGCTATGGAAGTGCCCCTTACTTGCGCCCGCGTCATGCTTTATGACAAAGCCGATATGGTGCCTTTACCGCGCCCAGTTGCGGAAGTTTGTGCTGTCGCTAAAAAAGACCTAATGCCGGGTGACAAGCTTGATTTTATTGGTCTTTATACCTATCGCGCTTATATTATGACCATGGATGATGCCAAGAAAAACCATGCAATTCCTTGCGGTCTGTTAGAAGGCGCAAGCGTCACTGCACCAATTAAGCAAGGTGAATTGATAACCCATAAAAACGCAACTATACGCGAAGACCAGTGGATTGCAAAATTACGCAAACGCCAAGATGACCTTTTAAAAAGCGGTGCTTTAAGTTAA
- a CDS encoding TonB-dependent receptor, with translation MISSFKTFLSVAGVSTIALLATMPFAPSALAQQTQQGNIYNFNIPSKPLLSALSSFTNLTGIQVIHENGGAIQGNSVAVNGRQSADEALATMLSGSNIQYRFINARTISLYNSPASESASNISSDENSLSPVIIRGGSRAADMFIAPKSTVYVTGDDLDRFGSVSVADSLKGIPGVQVGDSRNGGALDVNIRGIQGQSRIAITIDGSQQALNVYRGYAGTQQRSYIDQDLISDMIITKGPGFNPATASAIGGTIEINTLKADDIILPGNNIGFRLKGELWNNGVSIPNRSDNIFSSSQLSQTPETSRNGIINSAAKSGSVAFAYANDNFSIVTAYAKREQGNYFAGKYGRDRYRMFSESGTEQASVATNYEEGNEILNTSVSTESFLLKTGFNISDNQTLELSYRRFDGSFGEIMPSDIFRFGTGNIYQYPEGTMLINSATARYNFNPDSDLINLKANLWWTGSKSSQLNGVNGPASQKFMTDRNWVRMENKRIGVDISNESKFNTQIGEFDLTLAGAYQHEDIRPQKGVVITQNDIFQNRILRNGVREETNISAKLDYKPVEQLSIWGAGRFSFYRSRDKNGYSKAITEDLYGSWVEVNNASTYGYMYWVADENGNFTDANDPRLNNGIVFKDTNNPFDGIRYNDYGATSTYVYGPSITPTVTGFEISKPLHLKDNAFSPSVGFNYEIVPDTFVYANYTQGVRLPSLFETTYGTNQLSPTDQLKPERSKSFEIGASKTINSFITTGDTASAKITYFNNNVKDFITRFYDPQSNGMMYFRNADNYKTSGIEFQSHYDSGRFFGDLSATYYLNTETCDADFAAYLRKTANIWQETENTPNCTKGGFMGAYTNAQNPPKYAINLLTGMRFFDEKWVIGSRVSYTSGPTAEITEPWQTSATTPQIIYQPVTVVDIFTSFKLNKHASFNASVQNLTDRYYLDPLAQSFMPAPGRTFRLGLNAKF, from the coding sequence GTGATTTCAAGTTTTAAGACTTTTTTATCGGTAGCGGGGGTTTCAACAATTGCTTTATTGGCAACCATGCCATTCGCCCCGTCGGCTTTGGCGCAGCAGACACAGCAAGGAAATATTTATAATTTTAATATTCCATCAAAGCCGCTATTATCGGCGTTAAGTAGTTTTACCAATCTTACAGGAATACAAGTTATTCATGAAAATGGGGGAGCTATCCAAGGAAATTCAGTTGCGGTAAATGGCCGACAATCAGCTGATGAAGCTTTAGCCACGATGTTATCGGGTAGTAATATTCAATATCGTTTTATTAATGCCCGCACCATTAGCCTTTATAATAGCCCTGCATCAGAAAGTGCTTCTAATATTAGTAGTGACGAAAATAGTTTAAGTCCAGTTATTATTAGGGGGGGTAGCCGTGCTGCTGATATGTTTATTGCCCCAAAATCAACGGTTTATGTGACGGGTGATGACCTTGATCGCTTTGGTAGTGTGTCGGTTGCCGATAGTTTAAAAGGCATTCCAGGGGTGCAAGTTGGCGATAGTCGAAATGGTGGCGCTCTTGATGTTAATATTCGTGGTATTCAAGGGCAGAGTCGTATTGCAATTACCATTGATGGATCACAACAAGCATTAAATGTTTATCGCGGCTATGCTGGTACACAACAGCGTAGTTATATTGATCAAGATCTTATTAGCGATATGATTATCACGAAAGGCCCCGGGTTTAACCCTGCAACGGCTAGTGCTATTGGTGGCACAATTGAGATAAATACTTTAAAAGCTGATGATATTATTTTACCCGGTAATAATATAGGTTTTCGATTAAAGGGTGAATTATGGAATAACGGTGTTTCTATTCCCAATCGTTCGGATAATATTTTTTCAAGTAGCCAACTCTCTCAAACTCCCGAAACATCGCGTAATGGTATTATTAATTCAGCGGCTAAATCTGGTAGTGTTGCATTTGCTTATGCCAATGACAATTTCAGTATAGTTACGGCTTACGCAAAGCGCGAACAAGGAAATTATTTTGCTGGTAAATACGGCCGCGATAGGTATCGGATGTTCAGTGAAAGTGGAACAGAACAAGCTTCAGTTGCCACTAATTATGAAGAAGGCAACGAAATTCTAAATACTTCGGTGAGTACCGAAAGCTTTCTTTTAAAAACGGGTTTTAATATTAGTGATAATCAAACATTAGAATTAAGTTATCGCCGTTTTGATGGCAGTTTTGGCGAAATTATGCCATCTGATATTTTCCGTTTTGGTACTGGTAATATTTATCAATATCCCGAAGGAACAATGCTTATCAACAGTGCAACAGCACGGTATAATTTTAATCCTGATTCAGATTTAATTAATTTAAAGGCCAATTTATGGTGGACGGGCTCCAAAAGCAGTCAGTTAAATGGTGTTAACGGGCCAGCATCGCAAAAATTTATGACCGATCGTAATTGGGTTCGGATGGAAAATAAGCGTATTGGTGTTGATATATCCAATGAATCAAAATTCAATACCCAAATCGGCGAATTTGATCTAACTTTGGCGGGCGCTTATCAGCATGAAGATATTAGACCACAAAAAGGCGTCGTTATTACCCAAAATGATATTTTTCAAAATCGTATTTTGCGAAATGGTGTGAGAGAAGAAACCAATATTTCGGCAAAACTTGATTATAAACCGGTTGAACAATTATCAATTTGGGGCGCGGGTCGTTTTAGCTTTTATCGCTCGCGCGATAAAAATGGCTATTCTAAAGCAATTACCGAAGATCTTTACGGCAGTTGGGTAGAGGTCAATAATGCGTCAACTTATGGTTACATGTATTGGGTCGCAGACGAAAATGGCAATTTTACCGATGCGAATGATCCGCGTCTAAATAATGGTATTGTCTTTAAAGATACCAATAATCCATTTGATGGTATTCGCTATAATGATTATGGCGCAACTAGTACCTATGTTTATGGGCCCAGTATAACACCAACAGTAACTGGTTTTGAAATTAGCAAGCCATTGCATTTAAAAGATAATGCATTTTCTCCATCCGTTGGCTTTAATTATGAAATTGTGCCCGACACATTTGTTTATGCAAATTATACACAAGGCGTGCGCTTACCTTCACTTTTTGAAACGACCTATGGTACTAATCAACTTAGCCCAACAGATCAATTAAAGCCCGAGCGGTCAAAAAGCTTTGAAATTGGCGCTTCTAAAACCATAAATAGTTTTATTACTACCGGCGATACGGCGTCGGCAAAAATCACTTATTTTAATAATAATGTGAAGGATTTTATCACTCGTTTTTATGATCCGCAATCAAATGGCATGATGTATTTTAGAAATGCAGATAATTATAAGACTAGTGGTATAGAATTTCAGTCGCATTATGATAGTGGTCGTTTCTTTGGCGATTTATCGGCAACTTATTATTTAAATACTGAAACATGTGATGCTGATTTTGCCGCTTATTTGCGCAAAACTGCTAATATTTGGCAAGAAACAGAAAATACACCCAATTGCACTAAGGGCGGTTTTATGGGCGCTTACACTAATGCGCAAAACCCACCCAAATATGCAATTAATTTATTAACCGGTATGCGCTTTTTTGATGAAAAATGGGTGATTGGCAGCCGCGTTAGCTATACATCTGGGCCAACGGCGGAAATCACTGAGCCTTGGCAAACTTCGGCAACTACACCGCAAATCATTTACCAACCGGTGACTGTTGTTGATATTTTCACCAGCTTTAAGTTAAATAAGCATGCAAGTTTTAATGCGTCAGTTCAAAACTTGACTGACCGTTACTATCTTGATCCTTTGGCACAAAGTTTCATGCCCGCACCGGGTAGAACATTCCGTTTAGGATTAAATGCTAAGTTTTAA
- a CDS encoding Maf-like protein, with protein MTDNLILASLSPFRAGLLKNAGLSIAIEGAQLDERVVERDIGAVSPKKLAEILSLAKACDVSKRFPNALVIGCDQTLELDGDVIHKPKDMEEARRRLMAMSGKVHHLHSGIVLVKNQEIIWSSVETANMHVRILEPSFIGYYLERVGNKVLSSVGAYQIEGEGIQLFDKIDGDYFTIIGLPLIPLLNKLRQLGIINA; from the coding sequence ATGACAGATAATCTTATTTTAGCATCTCTTAGTCCATTTCGTGCAGGTCTTTTAAAAAATGCCGGCCTTTCCATTGCTATTGAGGGTGCACAGCTTGATGAACGTGTGGTTGAGCGGGACATAGGTGCGGTTAGCCCTAAAAAATTGGCTGAAATTTTGAGCCTTGCCAAAGCGTGTGATGTTTCAAAGCGCTTTCCTAATGCGCTTGTTATTGGCTGCGATCAAACATTAGAACTTGATGGTGATGTTATCCATAAGCCAAAAGACATGGAAGAAGCACGGCGGCGGTTAATGGCGATGTCGGGCAAGGTCCATCATCTTCATAGTGGTATTGTTTTGGTAAAAAACCAAGAAATAATTTGGAGTAGCGTTGAAACAGCTAACATGCATGTGCGCATTTTAGAGCCAAGTTTTATTGGCTATTATCTGGAGCGGGTTGGCAATAAGGTGCTGTCAAGTGTTGGTGCTTATCAAATTGAGGGAGAAGGTATTCAATTATTTGATAAGATTGATGGCGATTATTTTACCATTATTGGTTTGCCGCTTATTCCATTATTAAATAAATTACGCCAATTGGGGATTATAAATGCGTGA
- a CDS encoding pyruvate, water dikinase regulatory protein produces the protein MAKSISYFHLHMISDATGETLLSAGRAVSAQYSSHRAIEHIYPLIRSESQLRDVMGEIDAEPGIVLYTVVDETIADEINKACQKLGVPCASVLEPVISTFQSYLGQVKMRRASAQHVLNADYFRRIDALNFTMEHDDGQMLENIDEADIILVGISRTSKTPTSIYLANRGIKTANVPLVPQFEVPIQLLKAKNPLIVGLVASVDRVATVRSARDLDGGINTQAYIDRIEIAEELNYARRICNRQNWPLIDVTRRSIEETAAAIMALRPRYR, from the coding sequence GTGGCTAAATCAATTTCTTACTTTCATCTTCATATGATTTCAGACGCAACAGGGGAAACTTTATTGTCTGCTGGGCGCGCAGTTTCTGCCCAATATTCCAGCCACAGGGCGATAGAGCATATTTATCCACTCATTCGTAGCGAGTCGCAGCTGCGTGATGTGATGGGTGAAATTGATGCAGAACCTGGAATTGTGCTTTATACGGTTGTCGATGAAACGATTGCCGATGAGATTAATAAAGCCTGTCAAAAATTGGGTGTACCTTGTGCATCTGTTTTGGAACCAGTTATTTCAACCTTCCAATCCTATTTGGGGCAGGTAAAAATGCGCCGCGCTAGTGCGCAACATGTGTTGAATGCCGATTATTTTCGCCGAATTGATGCACTAAATTTCACAATGGAGCATGATGATGGTCAAATGCTTGAAAACATTGATGAAGCAGACATTATTCTTGTTGGAATTTCACGCACGTCAAAAACACCTACCAGTATTTATCTTGCTAATCGTGGCATTAAAACCGCCAATGTTCCCTTGGTTCCGCAATTTGAAGTGCCAATACAATTATTAAAGGCCAAAAATCCTTTGATTGTTGGTTTAGTGGCATCGGTTGATCGGGTGGCAACAGTGCGCAGCGCCAGAGATCTTGATGGCGGTATTAATACCCAAGCCTATATTGATCGGATTGAAATTGCTGAAGAATTAAATTATGCGCGGCGTATTTGTAACCGGCAAAACTGGCCGCTTATTGATGTTACGCGTCGCTCTATTGAAGAAACGGCCGCAGCTATTATGGCTTTAAGGCCACGTTATCGTTAA
- a CDS encoding FecR family protein, whose amino-acid sequence MQNTDQEQRLTDTEIEQASAWFARMQAKNIDKNTKKAFNAWLNQNKNNQIAYDKTLALWEDLALPATVLAKTGAYKPIKKAPAKFFFKWSAISASLCCLFAALVLWFDNGLIERHFAQYSAAIGKFQNIELADGSHLYLDSDSAINTNFSHETRQIELIRGRVWFDVARDENRPFIVKTADAQIEVLGTVFTAEKISNDVEVIVERGKVLVKNNNNDQLVLEKNDAAHISNKNIQRMENIDPDIALSWRKGMIIVNQKPLRDVVNQISRYSKAKVIFADQSLGDLPVTGIFLTNDNQTIFNSFETVMGLKIYKVSDLLLFISK is encoded by the coding sequence ATGCAAAATACCGACCAAGAACAGCGATTAACTGACACAGAAATTGAACAAGCATCAGCTTGGTTTGCGCGCATGCAAGCGAAAAATATTGATAAAAATACAAAAAAGGCTTTTAATGCTTGGCTTAATCAAAATAAAAATAATCAGATTGCTTATGATAAAACTTTAGCACTTTGGGAAGATTTAGCGCTGCCTGCTACAGTTTTAGCTAAAACTGGTGCGTATAAACCGATTAAAAAAGCCCCAGCTAAATTTTTTTTCAAATGGAGCGCTATTTCCGCTAGTCTATGTTGTCTATTCGCTGCACTTGTTTTATGGTTTGATAATGGTTTGATTGAGCGTCATTTTGCCCAATATTCCGCGGCAATTGGAAAATTTCAAAATATTGAACTTGCTGATGGATCACATCTTTATTTAGATAGTGACAGTGCAATCAATACCAATTTTTCGCATGAAACTCGTCAAATTGAACTCATTCGTGGCAGAGTTTGGTTTGATGTTGCAAGAGATGAAAATAGACCATTTATTGTTAAAACTGCTGACGCACAAATTGAAGTTCTCGGCACAGTATTTACTGCAGAAAAAATTTCCAATGATGTTGAAGTTATTGTTGAGCGCGGTAAGGTATTGGTTAAAAACAATAATAATGACCAATTGGTGTTAGAAAAAAATGATGCCGCGCATATTTCCAATAAAAATATTCAACGAATGGAAAATATAGATCCTGATATCGCGCTTTCTTGGCGTAAAGGTATGATTATCGTAAATCAAAAACCTTTACGGGATGTGGTTAATCAAATTTCGCGTTATTCTAAAGCCAAGGTCATATTTGCCGATCAATCCTTGGGTGATTTACCCGTTACTGGCATATTCTTAACCAATGATAATCAGACAATTTTTAACAGTTTTGAGACCGTTATGGGATTAAAAATCTATAAGGTTTCAGATCTATTGTTATTTATTTCAAAATAA
- the hemE gene encoding uroporphyrinogen decarboxylase has product MTKKLVSVLKGETFSVPPLWMMRQAGRYLPEYRELRKKAGSFLDLCYQPELAAEVTLQPIERFQFDAAILFSDILVVPHALGRNLRFEEGRGPILEPIDLNGIKALEKNEAQARLAPSFETIRLVKQKLNDQTALIGFCGAPFTVATYMIAGHGTPDQAPARQFGYQNPQEMQELLMILADVSAQYLINQIAAGADVVQIFDSWAGILDEQSFEAWCVKPILSMVEKIRAVYPEVPIIGFPRGAGALYENFAEKTGVSALGLDWSVPLSFAKKLQKTTAVQGNLDPLRLVCGGKALDDGVDAILKTLGKGPLVFNLGHGITPNTPIVHVEQMIARIRNFKS; this is encoded by the coding sequence ATGACAAAAAAATTGGTAAGCGTACTCAAAGGTGAAACATTCAGCGTACCACCTTTATGGATGATGCGTCAGGCAGGACGTTATCTTCCTGAATATAGAGAATTAAGAAAAAAAGCAGGTTCATTTCTAGATTTGTGTTACCAACCAGAACTTGCTGCAGAAGTAACTTTACAACCAATTGAACGTTTTCAATTTGATGCAGCTATTCTTTTTTCAGATATTTTAGTTGTTCCCCATGCTCTTGGTAGAAATTTAAGATTTGAGGAAGGACGTGGTCCTATTCTTGAACCAATTGATCTTAATGGCATTAAGGCTCTTGAAAAAAATGAAGCGCAGGCACGTTTAGCACCTTCTTTTGAAACGATTAGGCTTGTTAAACAAAAACTCAACGATCAAACTGCGCTTATTGGTTTTTGCGGAGCTCCTTTTACCGTTGCAACCTATATGATTGCGGGACATGGTACGCCAGATCAAGCACCTGCACGGCAATTTGGCTATCAAAATCCGCAAGAAATGCAAGAATTATTGATGATCCTTGCCGATGTTTCTGCCCAATATTTGATTAATCAAATTGCTGCTGGTGCTGATGTGGTGCAAATTTTTGACTCTTGGGCTGGAATTTTGGACGAGCAATCTTTTGAAGCATGGTGCGTAAAACCGATTTTATCGATGGTTGAAAAAATTAGAGCCGTTTATCCGGAAGTGCCAATCATTGGTTTTCCGCGTGGCGCAGGCGCACTTTATGAAAATTTTGCAGAAAAAACTGGGGTTTCGGCCCTAGGGCTTGATTGGAGTGTACCTTTGTCTTTTGCTAAAAAATTGCAAAAGACAACCGCTGTGCAAGGTAATCTTGATCCACTTCGTCTTGTTTGTGGTGGCAAAGCCCTTGATGATGGCGTTGATGCAATTTTAAAAACCCTTGGCAAAGGTCCATTGGTTTTCAATCTTGGCCATGGCATTACACCCAATACGCCAATTGTCCATGTTGAACAAATGATTGCCCGCATTCGCAATTTTAAGTCGTAA
- the coaE gene encoding dephospho-CoA kinase (Dephospho-CoA kinase (CoaE) performs the final step in coenzyme A biosynthesis.): protein MIILGLTGSIGMGKSTTAAFFKKYGIAVYSSDEAVHQLYLEEPALSLIEEAFPNTVINGEVSRQNLSSYVVGNSDNLKKLEAIIHPLVRKKEQDFIKLHQDNREKLVVLDIPLLFETGGESRVDKIAVVSAPYDIQRTRVLARENMSEEKFAAILNRQMPDSEKRARADFIIDSSQGLIAAEQAVQNIIKTLTENTKNA, encoded by the coding sequence ATGATTATTTTGGGGTTAACTGGTTCTATCGGCATGGGAAAAAGTACAACCGCTGCCTTTTTTAAAAAATATGGCATTGCGGTTTATAGTTCCGATGAGGCAGTGCATCAGCTTTACCTTGAAGAACCTGCATTAAGTCTTATTGAAGAAGCTTTCCCCAATACAGTGATTAATGGTGAGGTTTCGCGGCAAAATCTATCATCTTACGTGGTTGGCAATAGCGATAATTTGAAAAAACTTGAAGCAATTATTCATCCGCTAGTGCGTAAAAAAGAGCAAGATTTTATAAAATTACATCAAGATAATCGCGAAAAACTAGTTGTGCTTGATATTCCATTGCTTTTTGAAACAGGTGGTGAAAGCCGTGTTGATAAAATTGCTGTTGTTAGTGCGCCGTATGATATACAAAGAACTCGTGTTCTTGCCCGTGAAAATATGAGTGAGGAAAAATTTGCCGCCATTTTAAATCGTCAAATGCCTGATAGTGAAAAACGCGCTCGCGCTGATTTTATCATTGATAGCAGCCAAGGTTTAATTGCAGCAGAACAAGCGGTACAAAATATTATAAAGACCCTAACGGAAAATACAAAAAATGCGTGA
- a CDS encoding RNA polymerase sigma factor, with the protein MSMVFEHIFIRERSRLKRFAAKILGNPQDAEDVVQDTYVKLSHRDLSENDKGLVFATIKTLAIDQIRKQKRQIQNIHDSLATEEQCETINPEIITSSKNNLNIFLNAIENMPKRRGQILLLSRVDGLSYKKIAKMLDISESTVEKEMAAAIAFCHKWKQSHD; encoded by the coding sequence ATGAGTATGGTTTTTGAACATATTTTTATTAGGGAGCGTTCGCGGTTAAAGCGTTTTGCTGCAAAAATATTGGGCAACCCGCAAGACGCTGAAGATGTTGTTCAAGATACTTATGTCAAATTATCTCATCGTGACTTATCTGAAAATGATAAAGGCTTGGTTTTTGCAACGATTAAAACCCTTGCTATAGATCAAATTCGTAAACAAAAAAGACAAATACAAAATATTCACGATAGTTTAGCCACTGAAGAACAATGCGAAACAATAAATCCTGAAATAATTACTTCGTCAAAAAACAACTTAAACATATTTTTAAATGCTATTGAAAATATGCCAAAACGACGGGGGCAAATATTGCTTCTATCAAGGGTTGACGGTCTATCTTATAAAAAAATTGCAAAAATGCTTGATATTTCAGAAAGTACGGTTGAAAAAGAAATGGCCGCAGCTATTGCATTTTGTCATAAATGGAAGCAATCGCATGACTAA
- a CDS encoding SlyX family protein, translating into MEKDIIALQCRITEQEKMIDDLSTTLTEQWKIIDAMQRKLDRLTERFLNVEEQIQPSIPITRPPHY; encoded by the coding sequence ATGGAAAAAGATATAATTGCTCTGCAATGCCGAATTACCGAGCAAGAAAAGATGATTGATGATTTATCAACCACATTGACCGAGCAATGGAAGATCATTGATGCCATGCAAAGGAAGCTCGATCGTTTGACCGAGCGTTTTTTAAATGTTGAAGAGCAAATACAGCCCTCTATTCCTATTACACGGCCGCCGCATTACTAG
- a CDS encoding shikimate dehydrogenase: protein MREFSKAFVTGYPIKHSRSPQIHRHWLKFHEIEGSYDPIEIAPDNFKIFIENLRQSGFSGGNVTIPHKEMAHDLVDRRDDLANEIGAANTLWFEGDVLWGSNSDSYGFAKNLDDFVDDWAGDCALVIGAGGASRAIIHALRERGFKKIMLSNRTKSRAENLMVHFNNDVDVIDWQDMNDHVQAADLIVNTTSLGLENHQQDANVMPIDFKRARRDVIINDIVYTPLNTPFLKAAAQEGLKTVDGIGMLLHQAIPGFERWFGVKPSVTSELRASILQSMGEKDR, encoded by the coding sequence ATGCGTGAATTTTCAAAGGCTTTCGTCACCGGCTATCCTATTAAACATTCGCGGTCACCGCAAATCCATCGCCATTGGCTTAAATTTCATGAAATAGAAGGCAGCTATGATCCGATTGAGATTGCGCCTGATAATTTCAAAATTTTTATTGAAAATTTACGGCAAAGCGGTTTTAGCGGCGGTAATGTTACTATTCCCCATAAGGAAATGGCTCATGATTTGGTAGATCGACGTGATGATTTAGCCAATGAAATTGGGGCGGCTAATACCTTATGGTTTGAAGGTGATGTGCTTTGGGGATCAAATAGCGATTCCTATGGTTTTGCCAAAAATCTTGATGATTTCGTCGATGATTGGGCGGGAGATTGCGCATTGGTGATTGGTGCTGGTGGTGCCAGCCGCGCAATTATCCATGCCTTGCGAGAGCGCGGATTTAAAAAGATTATGTTAAGTAATCGCACAAAATCGCGGGCAGAAAATTTAATGGTGCATTTTAATAATGATGTCGATGTGATTGATTGGCAAGATATGAACGATCATGTGCAAGCGGCAGATCTCATCGTTAATACTACCTCCTTGGGACTTGAAAATCATCAACAAGATGCAAATGTGATGCCTATCGACTTTAAACGAGCGCGCCGCGATGTTATTATTAATGATATTGTTTATACGCCGCTTAATACACCTTTTTTGAAGGCTGCTGCGCAAGAAGGGCTTAAAACCGTTGATGGTATTGGTATGTTATTGCATCAAGCAATTCCCGGATTTGAGCGCTGGTTTGGTGTAAAGCCAAGCGTCACATCAGAATTACGGGCGAGCATCTTGCAATCAATGGGTGAAAAAGACAGGTAA
- the dnaQ gene encoding DNA polymerase III subunit epsilon: MREIIFDTETTGLDKTSDRVIEIGCVEMENRFLTGRTFHVYLNPQGKAVHPDALAVHGISNEMLADKPKFSDIVDEFLAFCDGAKLVAHNAMFDLGFINAELDRIGQLPISVDRIIDTLALARRKHPMGPNSLDALCKRYGIENSHRTLHGALLDSEILADVYIELIGGKQGALGLAADNKSSNASKSNKDQNVITLPPRPKFLAPLLTDDEKAAHMALLEKIGPKALWYAKTEDN, from the coding sequence ATGCGTGAGATTATATTTGATACGGAAACCACAGGTCTTGATAAGACCAGCGACAGGGTGATTGAAATTGGTTGCGTTGAAATGGAAAACCGATTTTTGACCGGACGCACATTCCATGTCTATCTTAATCCGCAAGGTAAGGCTGTTCATCCAGATGCTTTGGCCGTGCATGGTATTTCCAATGAAATGCTGGCAGATAAGCCTAAATTTAGTGATATTGTTGATGAATTTTTGGCCTTTTGCGATGGCGCAAAATTGGTAGCCCATAATGCGATGTTCGATCTTGGTTTTATTAATGCTGAATTGGATCGTATCGGCCAATTGCCGATTAGTGTTGACCGTATTATTGATACGCTTGCCTTGGCGCGGCGTAAACACCCAATGGGCCCCAATTCGCTGGATGCGCTTTGTAAGCGTTATGGTATTGAAAATAGTCACCGCACATTGCATGGCGCATTGCTCGACTCTGAAATTTTGGCAGATGTCTATATTGAACTCATCGGTGGTAAACAGGGTGCTTTGGGGCTTGCTGCTGACAATAAAAGTAGCAATGCGAGCAAAAGCAATAAAGACCAAAATGTTATTACTCTTCCACCGCGGCCAAAATTTTTAGCGCCCTTATTAACCGATGACGAAAAAGCCGCCCATATGGCATTGCTTGAAAAAATTGGGCCTAAGGCTCTTTGGTATGCCAAAACCGAAGATAATTGA